In one window of Terriglobia bacterium DNA:
- a CDS encoding alpha/beta hydrolase, translated as MSTITVKDGTTIYYKDWGKGPVVTLSHGWPLSSDAWDGQLLFLAQNGFRVVAHDRRGHGRSSQAWSGNDMNGYADDLAAVIEALDLNEVTLVGHSTGGGEVARYIGRHGAKRVAAAVLIAAVPPIMVKSAANPEGLPIEVFDGLRSSLTEDRSQFYKDLAVMFYGANRPGAKVSQGTLDQFWLWSMQAGLLNAYESIKAFSETDFTEDLKKFDVPTLVMHGEDDQIVPVKDSAKKSARLIKGAKEIYYPGLPHGLTATHADQVNADLSGVRKVKFVVRRVSGCGNAWLNAGDADIEGFCYRL; from the coding sequence ATGAGCACGATCACAGTGAAGGATGGCACGACAATCTACTACAAAGACTGGGGTAAGGGCCCGGTCGTCACGTTGTCGCACGGATGGCCGCTGAGTTCCGATGCATGGGACGGCCAACTGCTTTTCCTCGCCCAGAATGGCTTTCGCGTGGTCGCCCACGACCGGCGTGGCCACGGCCGCTCGAGCCAAGCCTGGTCCGGTAACGACATGAATGGATACGCCGACGATCTGGCAGCTGTCATTGAGGCGCTTGATCTCAATGAAGTTACCCTGGTGGGTCACTCCACGGGCGGAGGCGAAGTTGCACGTTACATTGGACGCCATGGCGCGAAGAGGGTGGCCGCGGCTGTCCTGATCGCCGCTGTGCCGCCAATCATGGTGAAGTCCGCTGCCAACCCCGAGGGGCTCCCGATCGAAGTGTTTGACGGATTGCGCAGTAGCCTGACTGAGGACCGCTCGCAGTTTTATAAAGACCTTGCCGTAATGTTCTACGGCGCCAATCGGCCGGGCGCGAAGGTCTCGCAGGGAACGCTGGACCAATTCTGGCTTTGGAGCATGCAAGCAGGCCTTCTGAACGCTTACGAGAGCATCAAGGCCTTCTCCGAGACCGACTTCACCGAGGACCTAAAGAAGTTCGATGTACCCACGCTGGTCATGCACGGTGAGGACGACCAGATCGTGCCGGTCAAGGATTCAGCGAAGAAATCGGCCAGGCTCATCAAGGGGGCGAAGGAAATCTATTATCCGGGCTTGCCTCACGGCCTCACCGCCACGCATGCGGATCAAGTCAACGCCGACCTGTCGGGCGTGAGGAAAGTGAAATTCGTGGTGCGGCGTGTATCAGGCTGCGGCAATGCCTGGTTGAACGCTGGCGACGCCGACATCGAAGGGTTTTGTTACAGGCTCTAA
- a CDS encoding DHA2 family efflux MFS transporter permease subunit, producing the protein MSSDANVLAAEQAVWRPKYNPWLIAVVVAMAAFMEVLDTSIANVALPYMAGNLGASNDESTWVLTSYLVSNAIVLPISGWLAGRFGRKRFFMSCLVIFTISSLLCGIAPSLGLLLLFRVMQGAGGGGLQPMAQAILADTFPPQERGLAFALYGVTAVLAPTIGPTLGGWITFNYTWRWIFFINLPVGVAALLLVFRFVEDPPYLARLKAAGMKLDYVGIALLTLGIGALQILLDKGQEDDWFGSHFILTLAIVAGVCLVALVIWEWFRKEPIIDVRLFKNFNYFSSNLMMFTLGILLFSSLVLMPQFLQTLLGYTAELAGLVLSGGAIILLVAMPIVGQLTTRFQARYIIAFGWLSMAIAMFYSTARIDLLISFSSATWLRVAQVVGLGFLFVPITLAAYIGVPVEKSNSVAGMVNFMRNMGSSVGTSIVTTVIARRAQFHQTVLVSHTTAASQGLQGAVGGLTARLVHYGLSVPDARTKAYAQVYRGLQAQAATLAYIDAFWVLAIGASVMFVLSFLLKKNDPHAGGEAVVG; encoded by the coding sequence ATGAGCTCCGACGCCAATGTTCTTGCCGCAGAGCAGGCCGTCTGGCGGCCCAAGTACAACCCTTGGCTGATTGCCGTGGTGGTTGCTATGGCGGCCTTCATGGAGGTCCTTGACACCAGTATCGCCAATGTGGCTCTGCCTTATATGGCGGGCAATCTGGGCGCCAGCAACGACGAGAGCACTTGGGTACTCACGTCCTACTTGGTGTCCAACGCCATCGTTCTTCCGATCAGCGGCTGGCTGGCCGGCAGGTTTGGGCGAAAACGGTTCTTCATGTCCTGTCTCGTGATTTTCACCATTAGCTCGTTGCTCTGCGGGATTGCGCCGAGCCTTGGTCTTCTTCTCCTGTTCCGCGTCATGCAAGGTGCCGGAGGAGGAGGCCTTCAGCCCATGGCGCAAGCCATTCTGGCGGATACGTTTCCTCCACAAGAGAGGGGGCTGGCATTTGCTCTTTACGGCGTCACCGCTGTCCTGGCGCCCACAATAGGGCCTACTCTGGGCGGATGGATCACTTTTAATTACACCTGGCGCTGGATATTCTTTATCAATTTGCCCGTCGGGGTAGCGGCCTTACTCCTTGTTTTTCGCTTTGTCGAAGACCCACCGTATCTGGCCCGCCTGAAAGCCGCCGGAATGAAATTGGATTATGTCGGCATCGCCCTGCTGACGCTCGGAATCGGCGCCTTGCAGATTTTGCTGGACAAGGGCCAGGAGGACGACTGGTTCGGCTCGCATTTCATTTTGACTCTTGCGATTGTGGCTGGAGTGTGTCTGGTCGCGCTAGTGATATGGGAGTGGTTCCGCAAAGAACCGATCATCGACGTTCGACTGTTCAAAAATTTCAATTACTTCAGTTCGAACCTGATGATGTTCACGCTGGGCATTCTTTTGTTCAGCAGTCTAGTGCTCATGCCCCAGTTTCTGCAGACGCTGTTGGGATATACGGCGGAATTGGCAGGACTGGTTCTTTCCGGGGGGGCCATTATCTTGCTGGTTGCGATGCCGATCGTCGGGCAACTCACCACCAGGTTTCAGGCGCGCTACATCATCGCGTTTGGCTGGTTGTCCATGGCGATCGCCATGTTTTATTCCACGGCGCGGATCGACTTGTTGATCAGCTTCAGTTCGGCGACTTGGTTGCGCGTCGCCCAGGTTGTGGGATTGGGCTTTCTATTCGTACCGATCACCCTGGCCGCCTACATCGGAGTACCTGTAGAGAAGAGCAACTCGGTTGCCGGCATGGTCAATTTCATGCGCAATATGGGAAGCAGCGTGGGCACTTCGATTGTGACAACTGTCATCGCTCGCCGCGCGCAGTTCCATCAGACTGTTCTGGTCAGCCACACGACGGCAGCGAGTCAGGGATTACAGGGCGCGGTCGGCGGCCTCACGGCGCGACTTGTGCACTACGGACTGAGCGTCCCCGATGCCCGCACGAAAGCCTACGCGCAGGTTTATCGGGGTCTGCAGGCGCAGGCCGCAACTCTGGCTTACATCGATGCATTTTGGGTCCTTGCCATTGGCGCGAGCGTCATGTTCGTTCTGTCATTCCTTTTGAAGAAGAACGATCCGCACGCCGGCGGCGAAGCGGTAGTTGGTTGA
- a CDS encoding cytidylate kinase-like family protein, with protein MIRIITIEREYGCGGGEIARKIADRLDWKLWDQLLTCEIARLTNSDTSEVECREEQLDPLYYRLFKSILRGSFEGSQNLHRMKVLDADSIVRITGQVVELAATEGNCVIVGRGSHHFLKERKDTLRVFLFAPREEKLRRLREGGICDSDCAKLVDSVDKERAAFIEKYFHMEWPNRALYHAMLNTALGDENVIRTILGIKKALEQESATVGIKSLMTR; from the coding sequence GTGATCAGGATCATCACAATCGAGCGGGAGTACGGCTGCGGTGGCGGAGAAATCGCGCGCAAGATTGCCGACCGCCTGGATTGGAAGCTGTGGGACCAATTGCTGACCTGTGAAATCGCCCGGCTAACGAACTCCGATACCTCTGAGGTCGAGTGCCGAGAGGAGCAGTTGGACCCCCTCTATTACCGGCTCTTTAAGTCAATCCTGCGCGGCAGCTTCGAGGGAAGCCAGAACCTCCACCGAATGAAGGTGCTGGATGCCGACAGTATCGTGCGGATCACCGGGCAGGTGGTTGAACTGGCGGCAACGGAGGGAAACTGCGTCATCGTGGGTAGAGGGTCGCATCATTTTCTGAAGGAGCGGAAGGACACCCTGCGAGTGTTTCTGTTTGCGCCAAGGGAAGAGAAACTGCGCAGGTTGCGAGAGGGAGGCATTTGCGATTCCGACTGTGCAAAGCTGGTGGATTCCGTGGACAAGGAGCGGGCCGCCTTTATTGAGAAATACTTTCACATGGAGTGGCCGAATCGAGCTCTTTACCACGCGATGCTGAACACGGCTCTGGGGGATGAAAATGTGATTCGCACGATTCTGGGCATCAAGAAAGCGCTGGAGCAGGAATCGGCGACTGTTGGCATCAAGTCACTTATGACTCGCTGA
- a CDS encoding cytochrome ubiquinol oxidase subunit I has protein sequence MSSAYILDRIQFAFTIAYHYLFPQLTMGLAPLIMVLQGIGVFRGSEKHRHAARFWARIFVLNFALGVVTGVPMEFQFGTNWSRFSQLTGGVLGQPLVMEGVFSFFLESAFLGLFLFGEKRIGPTLHWLSGVAVFIGSWLSGFFIITANAWMQHPVAYTRSPDGVFQVTSFWGVLSNPWALLQYAHTMSAAVITGSFVMAAVGAFYILSGRSQGYGRMFVRVGVIAGLISTGAQIFPTGDLQARHVALHQPSTTAAMEGLFKTQEGAPMLLLGQPDPQHMSIENPLPLNDVLSFIIYGTFRAEVTGLDAFPRENWPDNIPLLFFCYHIMAGLGTMFVALMVVCAFLMWRGKLYVNRIALWLLMLAVPFPYIANIAGWVTAEIGRQPWLVYGLVRTSEGFSRNVSSGSTWFTLLGYMGIYMVLGILFLFLLQRIIANGPEPAHAHAEEVVGISG, from the coding sequence ATGAGCTCCGCCTACATTCTCGACCGTATCCAGTTCGCCTTCACGATCGCGTATCACTACCTCTTTCCCCAGCTCACGATGGGCCTGGCGCCGCTGATCATGGTTCTCCAGGGAATCGGTGTGTTCCGCGGCAGCGAGAAGCACCGCCACGCGGCACGATTTTGGGCGCGCATCTTCGTCCTCAACTTCGCCCTGGGCGTGGTGACGGGAGTTCCGATGGAATTCCAGTTCGGAACGAACTGGTCGCGCTTCTCTCAACTCACCGGTGGCGTGCTCGGTCAGCCGCTGGTCATGGAAGGAGTCTTCTCCTTTTTTCTGGAATCCGCGTTCCTCGGGTTGTTCCTGTTCGGAGAGAAGCGCATTGGGCCCACGTTGCACTGGCTATCGGGCGTGGCCGTGTTTATCGGGTCGTGGTTGTCGGGGTTCTTCATAATCACCGCGAACGCGTGGATGCAGCACCCGGTCGCGTATACGCGCTCGCCTGACGGCGTGTTCCAGGTAACAAGCTTTTGGGGCGTGCTTTCGAATCCGTGGGCCCTGCTGCAATACGCGCATACCATGAGTGCCGCTGTGATCACCGGGTCATTCGTTATGGCGGCTGTCGGCGCCTTTTACATCCTGAGTGGCCGCAGTCAGGGGTACGGCCGGATGTTCGTGCGTGTCGGCGTCATTGCCGGACTTATTAGCACCGGGGCGCAGATTTTTCCTACAGGCGACCTGCAAGCGCGCCACGTTGCGCTCCACCAACCTTCGACCACAGCTGCGATGGAGGGTTTATTCAAGACGCAGGAGGGCGCCCCAATGCTGCTTCTTGGGCAACCAGACCCGCAACATATGTCGATCGAGAATCCTCTTCCGCTGAATGATGTGCTGAGCTTTATCATTTACGGCACCTTCCGCGCCGAAGTGACGGGCCTGGATGCGTTCCCCAGGGAAAATTGGCCGGACAACATTCCTCTCCTGTTTTTCTGCTACCACATCATGGCGGGCTTGGGGACGATGTTTGTCGCGCTGATGGTCGTGTGCGCGTTCCTAATGTGGAGGGGAAAGCTGTACGTAAACCGGATTGCGTTATGGCTGCTGATGCTCGCAGTGCCGTTCCCCTACATCGCTAATATCGCCGGTTGGGTCACGGCGGAGATCGGTCGCCAACCCTGGCTGGTGTATGGATTGGTACGTACCTCAGAGGGTTTTTCGCGCAACGTTTCTTCTGGCAGCACATGGTTCACCCTGCTGGGGTATATGGGCATTTACATGGTCTTGGGGATTCTATTCCTCTTCCTGCTGCAGCGGATCATCGCCAACGGGCCCGAACCGGCGCACGCTCATGCAGAAGAGGTCGTCGGAATATCTGGGTAG
- a CDS encoding TolC family protein has product MRHKLTTGNSDQRNAKIGRRLASVLFLLFVPLLVNGQINQASPGLSSVPSGPATHESIHLTLRDAINMAARYNLSGIESGENARAARGQRLQALSRLLPQVSAGAAENVEQLSTSALGIKLPSIPSVTGPFSFSTAQASVNQTLFSFESIQRFRAARTAEQAARLSYNDALDVITLVVGNAYLQVIETTSRIEAAEAQVRNAQAVYDQASEEFHAGTSPKIDLTRSSVQLHTEQYRLSVARNDFAVAKLDLARGIGLPLGQAFEIGDRIPYADLEPPTVEQALKTAYASRSDFRAALSFVKSAQQELSAIRGERYPVVAATGAYGVQGPAFGHSHGIFDFQAVVSVPLFTGRRIEGNVTSAEAALTQRKAEAENLRGQIDYDVRKAYLNLQAAKEQVAVASQNVDLANENLARSKERFAAGVTDSVEVVQAQQSLSRANDQYIASLYSHNSAKLELARALGVARTNYSQYLTAR; this is encoded by the coding sequence ATGAGACACAAGCTCACGACTGGTAACAGCGATCAGAGGAACGCCAAGATCGGCAGACGTCTGGCATCCGTCTTGTTTTTGCTTTTTGTTCCCCTCTTAGTCAACGGCCAAATCAATCAAGCTTCGCCGGGACTCAGCAGCGTCCCCAGTGGCCCGGCAACACATGAGAGCATTCACCTCACGCTCCGCGACGCCATCAACATGGCGGCTCGTTACAACCTCAGCGGAATCGAGAGCGGAGAGAACGCGCGTGCGGCGCGCGGCCAGCGGCTTCAGGCTTTGAGCCGCCTGCTGCCGCAAGTGAGCGCAGGCGCAGCGGAGAACGTCGAACAGCTCAGTACCTCAGCGCTCGGCATCAAGTTGCCGTCCATTCCATCTGTGACCGGACCTTTTAGTTTCAGCACCGCACAAGCCAGCGTGAACCAGACCCTGTTCAGTTTCGAATCCATCCAGCGATTCCGAGCGGCACGGACGGCTGAACAGGCGGCGCGGCTGAGCTACAACGATGCGTTGGACGTGATCACGCTGGTGGTGGGCAATGCCTACCTGCAAGTCATTGAAACCACTTCGCGCATCGAGGCCGCGGAAGCGCAGGTACGAAATGCGCAAGCGGTCTACGACCAGGCCAGCGAGGAGTTCCACGCCGGTACCAGCCCCAAGATTGATCTCACGCGCAGCTCCGTGCAACTCCACACGGAACAATACAGGCTCAGTGTCGCGCGGAATGATTTTGCCGTCGCCAAGCTGGATCTCGCGCGAGGAATCGGCTTGCCGCTCGGCCAGGCGTTCGAGATCGGCGATCGCATCCCTTATGCCGACCTTGAGCCGCCAACAGTGGAACAGGCGTTGAAGACCGCCTATGCATCGCGGAGCGACTTTCGCGCCGCCCTCAGCTTTGTGAAATCGGCGCAACAAGAGTTGTCCGCCATTCGCGGCGAGCGTTATCCCGTGGTAGCGGCAACCGGCGCCTATGGAGTGCAGGGACCGGCATTTGGCCATTCCCACGGCATTTTCGATTTCCAGGCCGTCGTCAGTGTCCCGCTGTTTACCGGGAGGCGGATCGAAGGAAATGTGACAAGTGCAGAAGCTGCGCTGACACAGCGCAAAGCGGAAGCTGAAAACCTGCGCGGGCAGATCGATTATGACGTTCGCAAGGCGTATTTGAACCTGCAAGCAGCGAAAGAGCAAGTGGCGGTTGCCAGTCAAAACGTTGACCTGGCCAACGAAAACCTTGCCCGCTCCAAGGAACGATTCGCAGCCGGAGTGACCGACAGCGTCGAGGTGGTGCAGGCGCAACAATCACTATCACGCGCAAACGACCAATACATCGCCAGTCTGTACAGCCATAATTCGGCGAAGTTGGAACTGGCGCGTGCGTTGGGCGTCGCCAGGACGAACTACAGTCAATATCTGACCGCTCGGTAA
- a CDS encoding cupin domain-containing protein: MAFARVIVALACLMSGAVVAQEAKVTQLMSNDLKELPGKEGLMITVEYPPGSSDPIHRHNAYAFVYVLEGSIVMQVRGGKETTLTPGQTFYEGPNDVHIVGRNASKTKPAKFLVFLVKTKGAPVLVPAK, encoded by the coding sequence ATGGCGTTCGCAAGAGTAATTGTGGCGCTGGCATGTCTCATGTCCGGCGCGGTGGTAGCACAGGAGGCTAAGGTAACGCAGCTCATGTCGAATGACCTGAAAGAGCTTCCAGGCAAAGAAGGTTTGATGATCACCGTGGAATATCCGCCGGGCAGTTCGGACCCCATACATCGCCACAATGCATATGCGTTTGTTTATGTGCTGGAAGGCTCGATCGTGATGCAGGTGAGAGGCGGAAAAGAAACGACTCTGACACCTGGTCAGACCTTCTACGAAGGCCCGAATGATGTTCACATCGTTGGGCGGAACGCAAGTAAAACCAAACCGGCGAAATTCCTCGTGTTTCTTGTGAAAACCAAAGGCGCTCCGGTGCTCGTACCTGCCAAGTAA
- a CDS encoding HlyD family secretion protein has product MSAEHNPLGSVTQEKVVGTAAPAQSPAPVRPVPRRYLRSKHRGLIIALAALIAVAASLVLWRYFSGYESTDDAQVDVHLYPVSARISGYVIKVNVNDNQYVEKGTVLVEIDPKDYQVAVDKARADLANAEATANALNIAVPITSVNTASQLTSAASDIENARAGIIAAEKQLAAAHAQVEQAEANNVKAQDDLRRYRRLVEKQNVSEQTYDQALAAAKANTASVAAARASAAAAEQAVQQAKDRLVQAEASHRTAQTGPQQVASARARALSAVADVQQKRAALEQAELNLQYTKIVAPVSGEVNKSVVVGMNVQAGQQLLNIVPLDEVWITANFKETQLRRMRPGQRVELEVDSSGRTYKGRVDSIAGATGPLFSVLPPENATGNYVKIVQRIPVKIVLDPGENRDHLLRPGMSVEPKVYLR; this is encoded by the coding sequence ATGAGCGCAGAACACAACCCGCTTGGCTCAGTAACTCAGGAAAAGGTAGTCGGGACTGCGGCGCCAGCCCAAAGTCCAGCTCCGGTACGCCCGGTTCCACGTCGTTATCTGCGCTCCAAGCACCGCGGGCTGATCATTGCTCTCGCTGCGTTAATCGCGGTGGCTGCCAGCCTGGTTTTGTGGCGCTATTTCAGCGGCTATGAATCGACCGATGATGCTCAGGTCGATGTCCATCTTTATCCAGTCAGCGCGCGCATTTCCGGCTACGTGATCAAGGTCAACGTCAACGACAACCAATACGTAGAAAAGGGAACGGTGCTGGTGGAGATCGATCCCAAGGATTACCAGGTAGCAGTCGATAAGGCGCGCGCCGATCTCGCCAATGCCGAAGCGACGGCAAACGCTCTCAACATTGCTGTTCCCATTACGTCTGTGAACACGGCGAGTCAGTTGACATCGGCCGCGTCCGACATAGAGAACGCCCGCGCCGGAATCATCGCGGCGGAGAAACAACTCGCCGCGGCGCATGCTCAGGTAGAGCAGGCCGAGGCGAACAATGTAAAAGCACAGGACGACCTCCGCCGATACAGGCGGCTGGTGGAAAAGCAAAATGTCTCCGAGCAGACTTATGATCAGGCGCTCGCTGCCGCCAAGGCAAACACCGCCAGTGTGGCCGCCGCTCGCGCCAGTGCAGCCGCGGCGGAGCAGGCGGTCCAGCAGGCAAAGGATCGCCTAGTCCAGGCTGAGGCGTCTCATCGCACTGCACAGACAGGACCGCAGCAAGTCGCATCGGCCCGCGCTCGCGCCCTCTCCGCTGTCGCCGACGTTCAACAAAAGCGCGCTGCTCTGGAGCAGGCCGAGCTGAACCTGCAATACACGAAGATCGTCGCGCCGGTCAGCGGTGAGGTGAACAAGAGCGTCGTTGTAGGCATGAACGTTCAGGCCGGCCAGCAACTGCTGAACATCGTTCCCCTGGATGAAGTCTGGATCACGGCTAATTTCAAAGAAACTCAGCTCAGGCGCATGCGGCCTGGGCAAAGGGTTGAACTCGAAGTCGATTCCAGTGGTCGCACTTACAAGGGGCGCGTTGACAGCATTGCCGGGGCGACAGGTCCTTTGTTCAGCGTCCTTCCGCCCGAAAACGCCACCGGCAACTACGTCAAGATCGTGCAGAGAATTCCTGTCAAGATTGTTCTTGACCCCGGGGAGAACCGTGACCACCTTCTCCGGCCTGGCATGAGCGTCGAACCGAAGGTGTATCTGAGATGA